One part of the Desulfobulbaceae bacterium genome encodes these proteins:
- a CDS encoding 23S rRNA (adenine(2503)-C(2))-methyltransferase RlmN, with the protein MPEENQKTDLRNLTFVEMEVFVTGLGLPSGRARQLFSWVNRPGVQHFTQMLDIKKEVRDTLDRHAYISSVPAEVIEKSSDGTVKFGFRLHDGAMIESVLIPSENRYTLCVSSQVGCAMGCLFCLTAKMGFIRNLAVSEIVGQVMAVLDYMVGQGIERATPREFINNLVFMGMGEQLANYDSL; encoded by the coding sequence ATGCCGGAAGAAAATCAGAAAACAGATCTGCGGAATTTAACCTTTGTCGAAATGGAGGTATTTGTTACCGGTCTTGGGCTGCCCAGTGGCCGAGCCAGACAACTGTTTTCCTGGGTAAACCGGCCTGGTGTACAGCATTTCACCCAGATGCTGGACATTAAAAAAGAGGTGCGTGACACGCTCGATAGGCATGCCTATATCAGCTCTGTGCCGGCAGAAGTTATTGAAAAATCCAGTGACGGGACAGTTAAATTTGGTTTTCGGCTTCATGATGGCGCCATGATCGAAAGTGTTCTGATCCCCAGCGAAAACCGATACACCTTGTGCGTTTCCTCTCAGGTTGGCTGTGCCATGGGCTGTCTGTTTTGTCTCACCGCCAAGATGGGTTTTATACGCAATCTGGCGGTCAGTGAAATTGTTGGACAGGTGATGGCGGTTCTAGACTATATGGTGGGCCAGGGCATTGAGCGTGCTACTCCCCGTGAGTTTATCAACAATCTGGTCTTCATGGGAATGGGGGAGCAGCTTGCCAATTATGACTCCTTGA
- the rnhA gene encoding ribonuclease HI: MATKKFYAVAAGVTPGIYTNWPEAQAQVKGFAGAVFKGFATKEEAVNWLKNPSYSAGTKKKPARKKPSESVPMRTPKAGEIRIYTDGGSINNPGPGGYGAVIVEGENCREISGGFSRTTNNRMELMGCIVALQELERRDLSITLYSDSKYVVNGITKGWAKSWRKNGWIKSDKKPAVNPDLWGQLLELTEELSITFQWVKGHAGNPLNERCDELAVANARRSGLPKDLGYSG, encoded by the coding sequence ATGGCTACCAAGAAATTTTATGCTGTTGCAGCAGGTGTTACCCCCGGAATTTATACGAATTGGCCTGAGGCCCAAGCCCAGGTCAAAGGCTTTGCCGGGGCTGTTTTTAAAGGATTTGCGACTAAAGAAGAGGCTGTAAACTGGCTGAAAAATCCGTCGTATTCTGCTGGAACTAAAAAGAAACCGGCCCGTAAAAAGCCTTCAGAATCAGTACCTATGAGAACCCCGAAGGCTGGGGAAATACGAATTTACACAGATGGTGGCAGCATCAATAACCCCGGCCCTGGGGGGTATGGCGCAGTGATTGTTGAGGGTGAAAACTGCCGTGAAATTTCCGGAGGCTTTTCACGTACCACCAATAACCGCATGGAGTTGATGGGTTGTATTGTTGCCTTGCAGGAACTGGAACGGCGAGATCTGTCGATTACCCTGTACTCCGATTCAAAGTATGTGGTCAACGGGATCACCAAGGGCTGGGCAAAAAGCTGGCGTAAAAATGGTTGGATTAAGTCGGATAAAAAGCCAGCTGTGAATCCAGATCTTTGGGGGCAACTGCTTGAATTAACAGAAGAACTATCTATTACATTTCAATGGGTCAAGGGCCATGCCGGAAATCCGTTAAACGAACGATGCGATGAACTGGCTGTGGCCAATGCCAGACGGTCAGGATTGCCGAAAGATCTGGGCTATTCAGGATAG